A genome region from Solanum pennellii chromosome 12, SPENNV200 includes the following:
- the LOC114075192 gene encoding uncharacterized protein LOC114075192 — MAPKKDRTYARGRSNSVAPFARLIIGSDDERDPEYVPPGTSTPSRAARAPRATPKTVASGVVTASQSDEERTLTGTPSGSATNEEGASGSLGVSWSEEASGFAEVPAPATAAASASSDEADSSDSTSGAPAQVPTPASDQPNRWCVDGQFQVYSDAKFLTDKGVMT; from the coding sequence atggcacccaagaaAGACCgaacctacgcacgcgggcgatcaaatTCTGTTGCCCCGTTTGCACGCTtgatcatcggctctgatgatgagcgggaccctgagtatgtgcccccaggcacttccacaccttcccgtgctgcacgtgctcccagagccacacccaagacggtggcgtccggcgtagtcactgcctcccagtctgatgaggagcgcacactcaccggcacaccctctgggtcagccacaaatgaggaaggagcgtctggctccttaggagtatcatggtccgaggaagcttctggctttgcagaggttcccgcacccgccactgctgcagcgtcggcctcgtctgatgaggctgacagttcagactctacatcaggcgcaccagctcaggtccccaccccagcctctgaccagccaaaccggtggtgtgtcgacggccagtttcaagtttactccgacgccaagttcctgactgataaaggagtaatgacttga